A stretch of the Ignavibacteriales bacterium genome encodes the following:
- a CDS encoding four helix bundle protein, whose amino-acid sequence MERAHKKLRVWQESMLLVKVIYDLTRFMPDDERFGLISQMRRAAVSVPSNIAEGSARQTKKESIQFYMIARGSLSELDTQIELCQVLGFLTSAQNLKASTQLETVGALLNGLIRFKREPTQ is encoded by the coding sequence GTGGAACGCGCACACAAGAAACTGAGAGTATGGCAGGAATCAATGTTGCTGGTGAAGGTGATCTACGATCTCACACGGTTCATGCCAGACGACGAGAGGTTCGGCCTGATTTCGCAAATGCGTCGAGCCGCAGTGTCTGTCCCAAGCAACATTGCCGAAGGATCAGCTCGCCAGACGAAGAAAGAATCGATTCAATTCTATATGATTGCGCGAGGGTCGCTAAGTGAACTTGACACTCAGATCGAGCTCTGCCAAGTCTTGGGCTTTCTCACATCAGCACAGAACCTGAAGGCCTCGACCCAACTCGAAACAGTTGGCGCTCTTCTCAACGGCCTGATTCGCTTCAAGAGAGAGCCAACACAGTAA
- a CDS encoding aminopeptidase, whose amino-acid sequence MNISTQLYSAAQIAVRDCMGTKAGERVLIVTDEPLRIIGYALWNAAKDLGAEVMIVEMLPRKTNGEEPPAEIAELMKMVDVVLCPTSKSLTHTDSRRAASAKGVRVATLPGVNEEIMVRCMNADYHKIAERTFSLCREMEKTSVIRVKAPGGTDITMPIKGREAHASSGLFREKGLWGNLPTGESYLAPLEGQSQGVVVVDGSMAGVGMVHDPITITVKDGYATDIKGGAEADRLIALLEPHGKDARNVAEFGIGTNDKAILTGLIIEDEKVMGTIHIAFGDNKSMGGSVRVASHLDGLVKKPTVWFDDRMIMESGTLLVV is encoded by the coding sequence ATGAACATCTCAACCCAGCTCTATTCCGCAGCTCAGATTGCTGTTCGCGACTGCATGGGCACAAAAGCGGGTGAGCGAGTTCTAATCGTCACCGATGAACCGCTCCGGATAATCGGATACGCACTCTGGAATGCAGCGAAGGATCTTGGCGCCGAAGTGATGATCGTTGAGATGCTCCCCCGGAAGACAAATGGTGAGGAACCGCCTGCTGAAATCGCCGAATTGATGAAGATGGTCGATGTCGTGCTCTGTCCGACCTCGAAATCACTCACGCACACGGACTCGAGACGGGCGGCCAGCGCAAAAGGAGTCCGCGTGGCGACGCTACCAGGAGTGAACGAAGAAATCATGGTCCGCTGCATGAACGCCGACTATCACAAGATCGCTGAGCGCACGTTCAGCCTCTGCCGTGAGATGGAGAAGACCTCGGTCATTCGTGTCAAGGCGCCCGGTGGCACTGATATCACCATGCCGATAAAAGGGCGGGAGGCGCATGCGAGTTCAGGACTGTTTCGCGAGAAGGGCCTTTGGGGTAACCTCCCGACAGGCGAATCCTACCTCGCTCCGCTCGAAGGCCAGTCGCAGGGAGTTGTGGTGGTCGATGGATCGATGGCCGGTGTCGGCATGGTACACGATCCAATCACGATCACGGTGAAAGACGGTTATGCAACCGACATCAAAGGCGGCGCAGAAGCGGACCGTTTGATCGCGTTGCTTGAGCCCCATGGCAAGGATGCCCGCAACGTCGCAGAGTTTGGTATCGGCACAAATGACAAAGCCATCCTCACTGGTCTGATTATCGAAGACGAGAAAGTCATGGGGACCATCCACATCGCGTTCGGCGACAACAAGTCCATGGGCGGATCGGTGCGTGTGGCCAGCCACCTCGATGGATTAGTGAAGAAACCGACAGTCTGGTTTGACGACAGGATGATCATGGAGTCCGGCACGCTTCTCGTCGTTTGA
- a CDS encoding TonB-dependent receptor → MNCRPYHYHSYPLAIVIMNVLKSTFLLTLFGLLTTFAQEEPRFGRVTGRVTDATTKEAIVGANVVILGTGLGASTDPDGRFDIRRVPTGTVRVQASLIGYLPLTVSDVVVTSVKPTELSIGMTENEIKIAGVEITAGYFAKIPDTPLSTLMQSNEEIRRLPGGLEDVVRAISILPGVAQVDGGRNDLIVRGGSPSENLFVLDNIEVPNINHFGTQGASGGPLSYVNLDFVENTSFSTGGFGAKFGDKLSSVLTINLRDGRKDALGGKATISASQFGLNLEGPVGSNASVLFSARRSYLDFIFKAAGFGFVPEYWDFLSKASVSFGPKDQLSVLAIAVLDNVKYFNDTEEKRFKNSRVLGSDQNQFVGGISWQHLFDKGYMTLTLGQSYVEYNFGQADSNLVPIFSNASSEYESSLRADILLHPFTSTELLIGTQAKVLRFAADVFLRPFETRFGDLLSVDAMFKTTGFKGSAFTQVSQVLGSSRITLGGRVDYFDLIDKYAFSPRLSYTVALFPTLNLNLSVGKYSQTPSYIWLAANEQNRKLAFIDVTQYVAGIDYTVRSDTRVTVEAYVKQYANYPVSLARPYLVLANTGAGFGGSDDGYSSFGLDPLASKGTGLARGVELLVQKKLSEIPCYGTASVSFNQSEFKALDGVERPSSFDQRWIINLGGGYVFNEKWEISTKFRYATGRPYTPFDSNGDQNPAFYNSARIGANHSLDVRVDRRWSFTKWELVTYVDIQNIYNRKPANVPRYNERLQAAEQNTSTIGILPSIGVSAEF, encoded by the coding sequence ATGAACTGCCGCCCATACCATTATCATTCATATCCATTAGCAATCGTAATCATGAACGTCCTGAAATCTACATTTCTTTTAACGCTTTTTGGTCTGCTCACAACATTCGCACAGGAAGAGCCTCGTTTCGGCCGAGTCACCGGGCGAGTAACCGATGCAACGACAAAAGAGGCGATCGTGGGCGCGAATGTCGTTATCCTCGGAACCGGTCTTGGAGCTTCCACAGATCCTGACGGCCGCTTCGACATCCGCCGCGTTCCTACCGGCACGGTTCGCGTCCAGGCCTCGCTGATCGGGTATCTCCCGCTCACCGTGTCGGACGTTGTCGTCACGTCGGTGAAGCCGACGGAGCTTTCAATCGGAATGACGGAAAACGAGATCAAGATCGCGGGCGTCGAAATCACTGCGGGGTATTTTGCGAAAATCCCCGATACGCCGCTGAGCACGCTGATGCAGTCGAATGAAGAAATCCGACGACTTCCCGGAGGGTTGGAAGATGTGGTGCGTGCTATCTCGATCCTTCCCGGAGTCGCCCAGGTGGATGGAGGCCGGAATGATCTAATCGTCCGCGGAGGCTCACCGTCAGAGAACCTCTTTGTCCTCGACAACATCGAGGTCCCGAACATCAACCACTTCGGAACCCAGGGGGCCAGCGGAGGACCGCTGAGTTACGTCAATCTCGACTTCGTGGAAAACACCTCGTTCTCCACTGGTGGGTTCGGAGCCAAGTTCGGTGACAAACTCTCTTCGGTGCTCACAATCAACCTCCGGGACGGCAGAAAGGATGCGCTCGGCGGAAAAGCAACCATCTCCGCGAGCCAGTTCGGGCTGAACTTGGAAGGTCCGGTGGGCTCGAATGCGTCTGTGCTCTTCTCCGCGCGGCGAAGCTATCTCGATTTCATTTTCAAGGCTGCGGGTTTTGGCTTCGTGCCGGAGTACTGGGATTTCCTGAGCAAAGCAAGCGTTTCATTCGGTCCGAAAGACCAGCTGAGTGTCCTTGCCATCGCAGTGCTCGACAACGTGAAGTACTTCAATGACACAGAGGAGAAAAGGTTCAAGAATTCGCGGGTGTTGGGAAGCGATCAGAATCAATTCGTTGGCGGAATTTCGTGGCAGCATCTCTTCGACAAAGGCTATATGACTCTGACGCTCGGCCAGTCATACGTCGAATACAATTTTGGACAGGCCGACTCCAATCTGGTTCCGATTTTCTCCAACGCGTCCTCGGAATACGAATCCTCATTGCGAGCCGACATTCTGCTTCATCCGTTTACTTCCACTGAGCTCCTGATTGGTACGCAGGCGAAAGTGCTTCGGTTCGCTGCGGATGTGTTCCTCCGTCCTTTCGAGACTCGTTTTGGGGACTTGCTGAGTGTCGATGCGATGTTCAAGACAACGGGTTTCAAAGGCTCTGCGTTTACCCAGGTTTCTCAGGTTCTGGGAAGCTCGCGCATTACACTCGGCGGTCGGGTTGATTACTTCGATCTCATCGACAAGTACGCTTTCTCACCGCGGCTTTCGTACACCGTCGCGCTCTTTCCGACGCTGAATCTCAACTTGAGTGTTGGGAAATATTCGCAGACGCCGTCGTATATCTGGCTGGCGGCGAACGAGCAAAACCGTAAGCTCGCATTCATTGATGTGACACAGTATGTTGCAGGTATCGATTACACGGTCCGTTCTGACACGAGGGTGACGGTCGAAGCGTACGTCAAGCAGTATGCTAACTACCCGGTGAGCCTTGCGCGCCCGTATCTTGTCCTCGCGAATACCGGTGCAGGTTTCGGCGGGTCCGATGACGGCTATTCATCTTTTGGTCTCGATCCGCTCGCGAGCAAGGGGACAGGACTTGCCCGTGGTGTTGAGCTGCTTGTGCAGAAGAAGCTCTCAGAGATCCCATGCTATGGAACGGCAAGCGTCAGCTTCAACCAGTCGGAGTTCAAGGCGCTCGACGGCGTGGAACGGCCAAGCTCATTCGATCAGCGATGGATCATCAATCTGGGCGGAGGGTATGTTTTCAATGAGAAATGGGAGATCAGCACGAAGTTCCGGTATGCCACTGGCAGGCCGTACACCCCATTCGACTCAAACGGCGACCAGAATCCGGCGTTCTACAACTCTGCCCGGATTGGGGCGAACCATAGTCTCGATGTCCGCGTCGACAGGCGATGGTCCTTCACCAAGTGGGAACTTGTCACGTACGTCGATATCCAGAACATCTACAACCGCAAGCCCGCAAACGTTCCCCGATACAATGAGCGGCTGCAGGCGGCCGAACAGAATACCTCAACAATCGGTATTCTCCCATCGATTGGCGTGAGCGCCGAATTCTGA
- a CDS encoding S9 family peptidase, which translates to MTCSPRRFQKLCAVLILIIVVAEHALSQDIPKGWSPEVMTRIKRVGGTSISPDGKWIAYTVSTPTMEGEKSEFLTQIWVVSADGKSDYQFTYGEKSCTNPSFSHDGKCLAFLSSRGPGGKNQVWMMRMTGGEAEQLTDAKAGVSSYAWSKDSKRIAYTMVDPDTEQEEKAKKEKRDMVVEDANLKYAHLYAIPVTADAQAQRKIRRLTGGNFHVTTFDWAPDGRTIVFAHQQTPSADVWPTTDIATVPSDSGAVKSLVTWKGSDSSPLYSPDGKWIAFASDKGETSWASAYDLYVVPSGVGEPKKLSETPDRNFGIVAWSGDGKGVFVTESDRTVNRVFSVPIDGAKPIPVTTGIGNFSGVSFNADRTVLAFVYQSCETPPEIHAASAKTFIPKKLTQVNADVPKLPVAKTEVIHWKSKDGKEIEGLLTYPANYEKGRKYPLILNVHGGPAGVFLQTYTAAGSIYPIQAFAQQGYAVLRPNPRGSSGYGAEFRRGNINDWGFGDYEDDQSGVDKVIAMGIAHPDSLIICGWSYGGYMTSFTVTRTKRFKAASVGAGVTDLVSFTGTSDILSFLPSYFGGEFWDRQAAYIKHSAVFNVKGVTTPTQVIHGLSDVRVPASQGYEFYHALRRQGCPTEMIAYPRTPHGPQEPKFIQDIGQRMIAWFNKHLGRNTASQ; encoded by the coding sequence ATGACTTGCTCACCACGTCGTTTTCAGAAGCTCTGCGCGGTTCTCATCCTGATTATTGTCGTTGCCGAACACGCCTTATCCCAGGACATCCCCAAGGGATGGTCGCCAGAAGTCATGACCAGGATCAAACGGGTGGGAGGAACGTCCATTTCACCGGACGGGAAGTGGATCGCGTACACGGTGTCAACCCCGACCATGGAAGGGGAAAAATCGGAGTTCCTGACACAGATCTGGGTGGTGTCGGCGGATGGGAAATCGGACTATCAATTCACCTACGGTGAGAAGTCGTGCACCAATCCGTCATTTTCTCATGACGGGAAGTGTCTCGCATTTCTCTCTTCGCGTGGGCCAGGCGGGAAGAACCAGGTCTGGATGATGAGGATGACTGGAGGAGAGGCCGAGCAGCTGACCGATGCCAAGGCCGGCGTGAGTTCCTATGCCTGGTCGAAGGACTCCAAACGCATCGCGTACACAATGGTCGATCCCGACACGGAACAGGAAGAAAAGGCGAAGAAAGAAAAACGGGACATGGTTGTTGAGGACGCCAATCTCAAATACGCTCACCTCTATGCTATCCCCGTAACCGCCGATGCGCAGGCACAGAGAAAAATCAGGCGGCTCACAGGCGGTAATTTCCATGTCACGACGTTCGACTGGGCTCCCGATGGCAGGACGATCGTGTTTGCTCACCAACAAACTCCTTCTGCTGATGTCTGGCCGACGACCGACATCGCCACTGTCCCATCGGACAGCGGCGCTGTGAAATCCCTGGTTACCTGGAAAGGATCAGACTCGTCGCCCCTTTATTCTCCCGACGGGAAGTGGATCGCTTTTGCATCCGACAAAGGAGAAACGAGTTGGGCAAGCGCCTACGATCTCTACGTTGTGCCTTCGGGCGTCGGCGAGCCGAAAAAGCTGTCGGAGACTCCGGACCGGAATTTTGGAATCGTAGCGTGGTCGGGCGACGGAAAGGGAGTGTTCGTGACCGAGTCGGATCGAACGGTGAACCGCGTATTCTCCGTCCCGATTGACGGTGCGAAACCAATACCAGTGACGACCGGTATTGGCAATTTCTCGGGTGTATCGTTCAATGCGGATCGAACTGTCCTTGCCTTCGTCTATCAATCGTGCGAAACACCCCCGGAAATCCATGCCGCCAGCGCGAAGACATTCATACCTAAGAAGCTCACTCAGGTGAACGCGGATGTCCCGAAATTGCCGGTGGCGAAGACGGAAGTTATCCATTGGAAGTCAAAAGATGGAAAAGAGATTGAAGGGCTTTTGACGTATCCGGCAAACTATGAGAAGGGGAGAAAATATCCCCTCATACTCAATGTCCACGGCGGTCCGGCCGGGGTGTTCCTCCAAACCTACACCGCAGCAGGGAGTATCTATCCGATTCAGGCCTTCGCTCAGCAAGGCTATGCTGTTCTGCGTCCGAACCCGAGGGGGAGCAGCGGGTATGGCGCTGAGTTTCGGCGCGGAAACATCAACGATTGGGGCTTTGGAGATTACGAAGACGACCAGTCAGGAGTCGATAAAGTGATTGCCATGGGAATCGCCCACCCTGACAGTCTCATCATCTGCGGCTGGAGCTACGGCGGTTATATGACTTCGTTCACTGTCACGCGCACGAAGCGCTTCAAGGCCGCGAGCGTTGGGGCTGGTGTAACGGACCTCGTCAGCTTCACAGGGACTTCAGACATTCTGAGCTTTCTCCCTTCGTATTTCGGAGGCGAGTTCTGGGATCGTCAGGCAGCGTACATCAAGCATTCGGCTGTCTTCAACGTGAAGGGAGTTACAACTCCGACCCAGGTCATCCATGGCTTGAGTGATGTCCGCGTTCCGGCTTCTCAGGGATACGAATTCTACCACGCTCTTCGCCGTCAGGGCTGCCCCACTGAGATGATTGCATATCCGCGCACACCCCACGGTCCGCAGGAGCCGAAATTCATTCAGGACATCGGTCAGCGTATGATAGCCTGGTTCAACAAACACCTGGGCCGCAACACAGCCTCACAGTGA
- the arfB gene encoding alternative ribosome rescue aminoacyl-tRNA hydrolase ArfB, protein MNSVQHKHPLVTIPHAELRFRTSRSGGPGGQNVNKVETRVELMFDVLRSTSLSHDQKRTIISVLASRIDGEGILHISSQKSRSQWENKQLAIEKLSILLRSALRVRKKRVNTAPTRGSKERRVQTKKKHGQKKQMRRVSLSDE, encoded by the coding sequence GTGAACTCAGTTCAACACAAACATCCCTTGGTCACCATCCCGCACGCGGAGTTGCGGTTTCGCACTTCGCGCAGTGGCGGACCGGGCGGGCAGAATGTCAACAAGGTCGAAACGCGCGTTGAGCTGATGTTTGATGTCCTCCGTTCGACGTCGTTGAGTCACGACCAAAAGCGGACTATCATTTCAGTTCTGGCTTCAAGGATTGATGGCGAGGGGATCCTGCACATCAGTTCCCAGAAGTCGAGAAGTCAATGGGAAAACAAGCAGCTGGCAATTGAAAAACTCTCGATACTCCTGCGTTCGGCACTACGAGTCAGAAAGAAACGAGTCAACACAGCCCCGACGCGCGGATCAAAGGAACGCCGGGTTCAAACAAAGAAGAAACACGGCCAGAAGAAACAGATGAGGAGGGTCAGCCTGAGCGATGAATAG
- a CDS encoding DUF1572 family protein, with protein MNSDLGKVYVEWCRFRLLNQYWPRVQKCVEELSQDDIWWRGHETNNSVGNLLLHLTGNLNQFVLAGIGGAPDTRNKLLEFTERQRVPKDEILGRLHQALLEADRTLGRFDPNRLLDRTVVQERDRPILEVLSIVVEHFALHVGQIIYITKLRTGKDLKF; from the coding sequence ATGAATAGCGACCTTGGTAAAGTGTACGTCGAGTGGTGCCGGTTCCGGCTCCTCAATCAGTACTGGCCACGCGTGCAGAAGTGTGTGGAGGAATTGTCGCAGGACGATATCTGGTGGCGTGGCCATGAAACCAACAATAGCGTTGGTAACCTGCTGCTGCATCTGACGGGCAACCTGAACCAGTTTGTCCTCGCGGGGATCGGCGGAGCACCCGACACCCGGAACAAGCTGCTGGAGTTCACCGAGCGCCAGCGCGTCCCGAAGGATGAAATCTTGGGCAGGCTGCACCAGGCGCTTCTTGAGGCGGATCGAACACTCGGACGATTCGACCCCAATCGTCTTCTCGACCGCACGGTTGTTCAGGAGCGTGATCGCCCCATCCTCGAAGTCCTTTCCATCGTCGTCGAACATTTCGCTCTTCATGTCGGCCAGATCATCTACATTACGAAACTACGGACCGGCAAGGATCTGAAATTCTGA
- a CDS encoding DUF4097 family beta strand repeat-containing protein — protein MKHSCPAFLTLILILVLLTSAIAQESREVRKSGPFGANGRISVDTYKGSITILPWEKSEIEIHAVIEADGSDRYEREMVQDTDVRIDLTSGSARIKTDYEHAKRRHRGFLGLFGESSDNLPSVYYTIKVPRSTRVSIKDYKSKTTIEDLQADVDIETYKGEVSMSRLSGGLELKTYKGEAHVAFADLSGRSRVETYKGEIELSIPRGRGFDLEASIGKHARLVSDFEKVRDRDTDRRRGYEARTSVNGGGPLLRVKSDHGTVRVRER, from the coding sequence ATGAAACACTCCTGCCCAGCATTCTTAACCTTGATTCTCATCCTGGTTCTCCTCACTTCCGCGATTGCCCAGGAAAGCCGCGAAGTCAGGAAATCTGGCCCGTTTGGTGCGAATGGCCGTATCTCTGTCGATACATACAAGGGGAGCATCACCATCCTTCCGTGGGAGAAGTCGGAAATCGAAATACACGCCGTAATCGAAGCGGATGGAAGCGATCGTTACGAGCGGGAAATGGTCCAGGATACCGACGTCCGCATCGACCTCACCTCGGGTTCAGCGCGCATCAAAACCGACTATGAGCATGCGAAACGCAGACATCGCGGGTTTCTTGGATTGTTCGGCGAAAGTTCAGACAACCTGCCATCCGTGTATTACACGATCAAGGTGCCCCGATCCACCCGGGTTTCGATCAAAGACTACAAGTCCAAAACAACGATTGAGGATCTCCAGGCGGATGTGGACATTGAGACGTACAAGGGCGAAGTCTCGATGAGTCGGCTGTCGGGCGGTCTTGAGCTGAAGACCTACAAAGGCGAAGCGCACGTCGCGTTCGCCGACCTTTCGGGGCGTTCGAGAGTGGAAACCTACAAGGGAGAGATCGAACTGAGTATCCCAAGAGGCAGGGGATTTGATCTCGAAGCGTCCATCGGGAAGCACGCACGACTGGTGTCGGATTTTGAGAAGGTCCGCGATCGTGATACTGACCGTCGCAGGGGCTATGAGGCACGCACATCCGTGAATGGGGGAGGACCTCTGCTGAGGGTAAAGAGTGATCATGGTACAGTACGCGTACGTGAGCGCTAA
- a CDS encoding PspC domain-containing protein: MKRLYRSYTDKKLAGLCGGLGVYLNVDPTVVRLAAVFGGILTGVFPFVIGYIIAWVLVPEAPASVSS; encoded by the coding sequence ATGAAACGACTCTATCGATCCTATACTGACAAGAAACTCGCTGGTCTATGCGGCGGATTGGGTGTATACTTGAATGTCGATCCTACCGTGGTGAGACTCGCCGCTGTGTTTGGCGGTATCCTCACGGGCGTTTTCCCATTTGTTATCGGGTATATCATCGCCTGGGTGCTTGTGCCGGAAGCGCCTGCTTCCGTCTCTTCCTGA
- a CDS encoding glutathione peroxidase: MMRSSLFLPFMFIIIVSSVLVSQPKEQAAVGKKSMYDFTMKTIDGKDKSLAEYKGDVLLVVNVASQCGYTPQYKDLEEVFEKYKGKGLRILAFPANNFGEQEPGSDKEIKTFCESKYNVTFDLFSKISVKGDDQHPLYRFITKDSPYPGDVKWNFQKYLVDRNGNIVAMFSSRVKPTDKAFIEKVESLLVPGV, from the coding sequence ATGATGCGGTCCAGCCTGTTTCTCCCATTCATGTTCATTATCATTGTATCATCGGTGCTCGTTTCACAGCCAAAGGAGCAAGCAGCTGTGGGAAAAAAGAGCATGTACGATTTCACGATGAAAACCATCGACGGCAAGGACAAGTCTCTCGCTGAATACAAAGGGGATGTCCTTCTTGTCGTCAATGTCGCGTCGCAGTGCGGGTACACCCCTCAATACAAAGACCTCGAGGAAGTGTTTGAGAAGTATAAAGGAAAGGGGCTTCGCATCCTCGCTTTTCCCGCCAACAATTTCGGTGAACAGGAACCAGGCTCAGACAAGGAGATCAAGACTTTCTGTGAATCGAAGTACAACGTGACGTTTGACCTTTTCTCGAAAATCAGCGTGAAAGGGGACGACCAGCACCCTCTGTATCGATTCATCACAAAGGATTCACCCTATCCGGGGGATGTGAAGTGGAATTTCCAAAAATACCTGGTTGACAGAAATGGAAATATCGTCGCGATGTTTTCGTCTCGTGTTAAGCCAACCGACAAGGCGTTCATCGAGAAGGTTGAATCTCTTCTCGTCCCCGGAGTGTAA
- a CDS encoding DUF1800 domain-containing protein has product MNRRQFFTGASGVSYSTSDRPFSSSGNQTKNLIRSQKGIEPIPAAEWNAKTAAHLLRRTMFGPTRAEIQQAASQSMDATINALFAPQPLPDPPVGPAPLAAGQTWVTSAFDSTNDGTYSAYLKAWWVGLMIRQGMSIREKMVLFWHNHFPTELDTVTDSRYLYRQLDLFRRNALGNFKQLTKLVTLDPAMLLYLNGNTNVVGRANENYGRELQELFTIGKGAEIAQGNYTNYTEQDVQAAARMLTGYTVTGYRDTTSAAIGSTFTASRHDSTSKQFSSAYGNKVFAGRAGTDGAKELDDLLDMIFAQTDADGVGRVAKYMCRKFYRWFVYYDIDAAAEQNVIVPLARTMMANNYEVQPVLDALFRSANFYDDINIGCVIKNPIDFVAGTVRQLGISVPPMTDTSYYRPLNDLRSRASNLQMNLLDPPNVAGWEAYYQVPDFYELWISTTTLPLRAGVGGFTDLLFTGVSGLTLDRLVFAKTMGTPGDPYKLIAELADALFPIPLTQSQKDYLMYNAMGLKLMDEYEWTAVWNAYWAPGGQTTVNKTNVLKSLDPLLKFMFRMAEFQLS; this is encoded by the coding sequence ATGAATCGACGACAATTCTTTACTGGTGCATCCGGCGTATCGTACTCCACTTCCGACCGTCCGTTCTCAAGCTCCGGCAACCAGACGAAAAATCTCATTCGGTCGCAGAAGGGAATTGAGCCCATCCCCGCTGCTGAGTGGAACGCAAAAACCGCGGCGCACTTGCTTCGCCGGACCATGTTCGGGCCCACGAGAGCTGAGATCCAGCAAGCCGCCTCGCAGTCGATGGACGCAACCATCAACGCTCTCTTCGCGCCGCAGCCTCTTCCGGATCCGCCTGTAGGTCCCGCACCGCTCGCCGCGGGCCAGACGTGGGTGACCTCCGCCTTCGACTCCACCAACGATGGCACCTATTCTGCCTATCTGAAAGCGTGGTGGGTCGGTCTGATGATTCGCCAGGGCATGTCTATCCGCGAGAAGATGGTTCTGTTCTGGCACAACCATTTTCCCACGGAGTTGGATACTGTGACCGACTCGCGATACCTGTACAGACAACTCGACTTGTTCAGGCGGAATGCACTTGGTAACTTCAAGCAGTTGACGAAACTGGTGACGCTCGATCCGGCGATGCTCCTGTATCTCAACGGTAACACCAATGTTGTCGGTCGCGCAAATGAGAATTACGGGCGTGAACTCCAGGAGCTGTTCACTATCGGCAAAGGAGCCGAGATCGCACAGGGAAACTACACGAACTATACGGAACAGGATGTCCAGGCCGCGGCGAGAATGCTCACCGGCTATACCGTTACGGGATATCGGGACACGACGAGCGCAGCCATCGGTTCGACCTTCACCGCTTCACGTCACGATTCCACAAGCAAGCAATTCTCCTCTGCGTACGGGAACAAGGTCTTTGCGGGACGTGCGGGGACGGATGGCGCAAAAGAGCTGGATGACCTGCTGGACATGATCTTTGCGCAAACCGATGCCGACGGCGTCGGGCGTGTGGCGAAGTATATGTGCCGCAAATTCTACCGTTGGTTCGTGTACTACGACATCGACGCCGCGGCGGAGCAGAACGTCATCGTGCCGCTTGCCCGGACGATGATGGCAAACAACTACGAAGTACAGCCGGTTCTCGATGCGCTCTTCCGGAGTGCGAATTTCTACGACGATATCAACATTGGGTGCGTGATCAAAAACCCCATTGATTTCGTGGCGGGGACGGTCCGGCAGCTTGGGATTTCGGTTCCGCCCATGACGGACACTTCCTACTACCGTCCGTTGAATGACCTTCGATCGCGCGCTTCAAATCTCCAGATGAATCTTCTTGATCCGCCCAACGTGGCGGGCTGGGAGGCATACTATCAGGTGCCGGATTTCTACGAACTATGGATCAGCACGACGACGCTGCCGCTGCGAGCCGGGGTCGGGGGGTTCACCGATCTCCTGTTCACCGGAGTTTCGGGACTCACGCTGGACCGGCTCGTGTTTGCAAAGACCATGGGGACGCCCGGCGATCCTTACAAACTCATCGCGGAACTTGCAGACGCGTTGTTTCCAATCCCCCTCACACAGTCTCAGAAAGACTACCTGATGTACAACGCCATGGGATTGAAACTGATGGATGAGTATGAGTGGACGGCGGTCTGGAACGCCTACTGGGCGCCGGGAGGTCAGACAACAGTGAACAAGACCAACGTGTTGAAATCACTTGACCCGCTCCTGAAGTTCATGTTCCGGATGGCGGAATTCCAGTTGTCGTAA